The Purpureocillium takamizusanense chromosome 11, complete sequence region AACAGATCCTCCTGCTACCCATGGTGGGCAAAGCCTGTATCCTGTGCAACTCCACTGCAACGTTCTACTCGCTCCCTGAGTTGAGCCCCGTGTCTGGCACTGGTCAGGTCAAGAACTGCAATTGGATAGGCGGTGTCGACCTCAACGAAGCCCCGACGGAGAGTGCGACTGAAGTGACGATACTCCTCTCGTTGAAACGACGCATACAAGTCGTGCGAATCGGTGAAGGCATACAAGCCCTCAGAGTACGCCGACAATCATTCTGCGTCTTGCGTCTTGCAGTCGCTGACATGTCTTGCAGAACATCGATTACGCGGGTAGTTCCTTTACGCTTCGCCGCGACTCAATAGCGTGTGTTGCCGATGCGAGGTCGTATGCGCTGTTGGATGTTGAGAGGCGGCTGAAGATTCCGCTCATGAGCATATCATCGTTGGATGAGCCGCCACCCCCGGAACAGGTCGGGCAGGTACAGTCCCTATCTTCTGACTCGGCTGGGGGTATCATCCGCAGCGCCTCTTCTGCCGAGAGTCGCCCAACTTCTACGACTCAGAGCCATAGTCGTAGTGTGAGCTTGGGGGCACCCATGTCCGGCCAACCTCACATCCAAGAGCCGGGGCAGGCACAAAGTCAGGCTGCAGAGCCACAGCAATCGTCGCCTCCTGCACCGTCATCAAGTCCACATCCACCGAACGAATCTAGCGATGCTCCTCCTCATGTCGATAAGCCGCTACCAGCCGCGCCCCCTGAGGCCTTGGCTACGGTTCATCCATTTGAGCGACCGGTAACGCCGCAGCCTGCCATCTTTCTAACACCACATATCGCTTCCCCGACACCCGATGAATTCCTTGTTGTAATTGGAACCAGTGCATCAGATCCTGGGATCGGCATGTTTGTTAGCCTGGATGGTGACACTACCCGGTCGACTCTGGAGTTCGAGCATTACCCAAGACAGATCGCGGTTGACGGAAAGCAGGCGGAAATGGCCTCATCTCGTTCCGGTCatggtgaagaagaagaaggctaTGTCCTGGCCTCTATGACCAAACACGCCACCGATGACACTGGTACTGTCCACGGTCTGGAGATCCAGCGCTgggacgccggcgaggaggcgaaTCCCGAGAGGCACTGGCTAGAACCCCGTGACTTCAAGAATTCCAACCCATACGGAATACGCTCTTTGGTGGGACGCGACGAGATTCACTTTGAAGAGATCGTGGAGAAGCTGAGCCTTACACGATTCTCACCGTTCGCGGGTCCCATCGAGGCATCCACCACATCGCTCAAGAGCTCAGATTCCCGGACAGCACTGTCTATCGAACGGTTGTCCAAGGAGCGGGAGCTGTTCGAGCGCGATGACTCTCAAGACGAAGAGTCACTCCCAGACGGTTGGGAGGCCGCACGGAAGTCTGAAGGCGAAGAGTTCACGCGTCGGCTAGCCAAGGTAGAGGTTGGCCTCGCAGTCTGGTGCGGCGAACAGATATGGTGGGCCGCCCGAAACCCTTCGATCGTCCAGCTCGATTCGGCTCTCGATGCTTCGTGTCCGTATGGCTGCACAGACCCGCGAGCCATAGATCGCCACGCTATTTTTACCATGCTCGGCTCAATTCGCGGGCGAGACGCGCGAACAGAGCTTGAGTTCCTGACTCTAGGCTACCTACGTCAAAAGGCCGGTCTTCTCTTACTCATCAGCTTGTTCACTTCGTCTGAGGCGGATCGATTGTCAGACGGCGAGATGAGTGCCCTTGAGGAGGTCCTGGTGGACAGCAAACTTGACCCTAGAGTTGTGCTGTCCTTGATACCTGGCGTTCGCAATgaactcgtcgacggccgacgCGGCACATGGATCTACGGTGGCGTTCGGACCGTGGCGGAAGCGTTCCTGCAAAATGCGTCGTTTGAGGAAACTACTAAAGGGGGCATCAGCAGCGTGTCGCTGAGAGTAATGAACTTCTTGCGGCGTTTCCTTTCCGCATGGAGGAAGATGAAGGGCTTTGGTAGCGTCCCGGACGAACACGAAGTATTTCGGACCGTGGATGCCGCCCTTTTAACGGTGCTCCTCGAGTTGGACCAGCCATCGCGGCGAGGCAATACAAGCAGCTCGGCCGTGCGATCCGAGCTCAACGACCTCGTTGACAAGGGTGTCGACTGTTTCGATCGGGCCGTCGACCTCCTCGAGTCGTATCACAGACTCTTCATCCTAAGCCGGCTATACCAAAGCCGAAAACGCTCGAGCGATGTGCTGGCCACCTGGAGGAGGATCGTggaaggggagagagacgacggccatgagCTGGTCGACGGTGAGAGGAGAGTCCGAGACTATCTCCGAAAAATCAGCAGTCAGAGTCTGGTTCAGGAGTACGGGATATGGCTTGCGCGGCGCAACCCGAAGCTGGGCGTCCAAGTCTTTGCAGAAGATGGCGCGAGGGCTCCCAAATTCGAGCCTGGTTTGGCGGTCGAGATCCTCCGAAAGGAGGCTCCAGATGCTGTCAAGTACTACCTGGAGCATCTCGTCTTCGGCAAGGGGCACACAGCGTACGTGAATGAGCTGATTACGTATTATCTCGACGTGGTGTTGGGCGACCTTGAGTCCTCGGCAGCAAGCCGAGAAGCCGTTCTATCGGCGTACAATGCATAccgcgcgctgcaggcgccgAAACCGACATACCATCACTTTCTGAGGGAAAATGCGCCCGAAAACGACGAGGTTTGGCAAAGTCGCCTACGCCTCCttcagctcctcggcggggcCCACGAGTACGACTCGGGCGCTATCAAGGCTCGCATCACCAGCCTGCCAGGCGACCTTCTCGTGCCGGAGATCATCATCCTCGCAGGTCGCGAGCGACATCACGAGGATGCAATACGACTACTTGTACATCGATTGGGTGATTACGACACTGCCGTCGCGTACTGtctccgtggcggcgccagcgtctATGTCCCGCCAGAGACCCGGCGACGTGGAGACAGCCTGCCGGAGTTGGAACAGCAGGAGCGTCTGTTCCAGGTTGCGCTGCGCGAGTTCCTCGCCATTGACGATATGGGCGACCGTGTCGAACAGACAGGTGCCCTGCTGGAGCGATTCGGCGGCTGGTTCGACGTTGTggaggtgctgcagctcgtcccGGACAGCTGGTCCGTGGAAGTGGTCGCGGGCTTCTTGGTTGGCGCGATGAGGAGGCTGGTACGCGACAAGCATGAAAGCATGATGACTCGCGCGCTCAGCGGGGCCGAGAATGTTCGCGTCAACTACGACGTCGTGCTTGGTATGGAGGGGAAGGGGCCGACGATAGAGGCGGCCAATtgagggcgccgcggggggaCAATGTTTAAGCACAGCGATACGAGAATGTAGTATTGCTATTTCTGCATAGAACCACCGTTCAAGCACGCACTTACACGCTTTCTCATGATGTAAATAAGATCCAGTGACCCATCATCGACGTGGGATCTAGGCTCTACCCCCATGTTTTCCCGGCCTTTATGAGAGACCCCATCATATTCGAGGCCCAAAAGAATGGAAAGAGAAAAGCCTCTTGGCGCGCACGTGGGAGGAGTCTAGCCTGACCTTGGAAGAAAATTGTGGGCAGTTGCGAGTTTCACATTGATGCATTGATGGAGGAGGTGAATGAGTGAGTAAATGgaccggcggccgcgtcaaAGGCAAACGAGCGAGCGTGCAGTACCTACGTCCCAGTTGGGTGGCGGTGGTTGAGAAGCAATGCAATGCAATTCATTGCCCAACTCGTCATGGCCAAAAGAAACCTCTATGACAGGGCGCGATGGCAAGAGGATCAAGGACTTGTTTTgggaagaaagggggggcagTTGCTTTTCAGCGCaaagggcgagcgagggaggaggaTTGATTAATTCCCCATGTCGAACTCCGTCGTCATGCCATGGTTCCTAGGTACGATATTCCCATCCGTTCATCAACATCCTCGCTTTCCAAGAAAATGCCTCCCTCGAGCCTATCCCAAAGTTCTCTCATGCctcgttgttgctgctgttgctgtcgttgttgtccCTGCGCTTCAGCACGGCGACAACCAGCCACCGCTTGCGCACCGtgacgtcgtcctcgcggTCCCACGACCACTCCcgctcgcgcccgtcgcAGTCCCTCTCCCAGAtgcgctcgacctcgaggtccgcccgcgccagcgccgcctcgtcgaagaagccgcgCATCTTCTCGCGCCCCGTGTGGAACCCGGCCACCACCCAGcaccgtgccgccgccgccgccgctgctgctgcctccacggaggatgaggagggggatgaggaggaggcggaggcggacAAAGAGGtagagaaggaggaggaggagtcgccgcacggccgccgccgcagaaaGTGGTCAATGGACCGATGGAGGTTCTCGTGCTGCCAAGGCATCCATAGACAGTCCGCGACCAGCACGCGGTCCATGGCGTGCCGGTTCGCCGCGAggaaggcgtcgtcgtcgggcagctcccCCCACGAGTGGCCCGTCACcagggccgacgacgccggcgtcacgGCGTGCTCGCCCCCGgtcggcgccagcgacggtCGGATGTTGCGCGCAATGTTCTCCCGGAGCGTCTTGAtgaccgccggcgccgggtagtcggtgacgacgaggcgctccgCGCCCAGCAGGCCCGCCATCATGCtcggcagcgccgtgcccgcgcccagctccgcgacggccttgccgcGGACGTCGAAGCtcacgccctcgccaagtCCCGGCACCACACGcgccccgtcctcgccgttgccgccgccggggtgcaattccgcgtcctcgacgcccagcgTGTCCCTCTCCACCAGCTCGGCTAGCAGCAGGCTCGCGTTCCACAGGTAGTGGCTGAACAGCCGGCGGTCCGTCTCCCCCTCCGGGTCGGCCAGGTCcaggagcagcggccgcggcaggtGCGGCGACGCATACACCAGGCTGTGCTCCGCGTCTCCGTGCTGGTTGGTCACGTCATCCGGGAAGATGACACCCAGCGACGTGGACAGGTAGTCTTCCGGACCTGAGGGCTCACTGCCCTTGAGGGAGATGCGCGAGGTGAGCGCCATGGGCGCGTGATTCGTGTgagtcgacgccgcgcgggcgggcgggcgggcagcacggAATCACTGAGGGAGCGCTGTGTTGCGTGAGTTGGCTGCCTGGTCGTTTAATCAAGGCAGGGTCAATGAGAACCGCTGTGGTGTCGCGTCTTCGTCCGTGGTCGCCTGTCCAAAGAGGTTCGTTCAGGTCCTCGACAACAGCTTGGGCTCAAGTAGGCAGTATCAGCCTGGTGCTGCAGCACTGGAAAAGGGCTCTTTTTGGGGGGGCCGCTGTGACTCACGAGGATCACTTGGGCGGCTTCTTTTGAAGATGCCAGTCGGCTATACTCACAAGGCTTCTTGACTGTGAGAATGTAATAAACCGACCAAGGGAGTGAGGGCAGTCGTTTatggtgggggaggggcaatGTTTGGGTAGGTCCAAAATTTGATGCTGGCgacccgccccccccccgaattggccagccaccaccgcccaaGCCTCCAACAAGCCTCCTTCTACCATCGTGCAACAACATGATTCAAAAACTTAcaacaacaaacaaacatacacacacacacacacaaggcATTGGCGCCGGCTTGTGCTTAGTGCGCGGTTTGAGACGCTGAGCTGACACGAGGGAAATGAGCATTCGCTCCCTTGGGAGATTAACGATCAAAGTTGATATTACAGTCGAATCGAGGCCGACTGCCAATCAATGCGACCCTACTCGCAGAGAAACCTCAGGGTATCAAGTACATCGCCTCACTCCTGGCCAAAGAGGAGTCCCTAGTTGGCATGGCCCATCCAAGTCGTCAAAGAACCAAACCCGGCACCAACAGGAAAACAAGGGGGAAAGCAAATCCCAACATTATTGGCCCCAAACACCGTCCCTGCCGT contains the following coding sequences:
- a CDS encoding Nicotinamide N-methyltransferase (COG:H~EggNog:ENOG503P1WG) encodes the protein MALTSRISLKGSEPSGPEDYLSTSLGVIFPDDVTNQHGDAEHSLVYASPHLPRPLLLDLADPEGETDRRLFSHYLWNASLLLAELVERDTLGVEDAELHPGGGNGEDGARVVPGLGEGVSFDVRGKAVAELGAGTALPSMMAGLLGAERLVVTDYPAPAVIKTLRENIARNIRPSLAPTGGEHAVTPASSALVTGHSWGELPDDDAFLAANRHAMDRVLVADCLWMPWQHENLHRSIDHFLRRRPCGDSSSSFSTSLSASASSSSPSSSSVEAAAAAAAAARCWVVAGFHTGREKMRGFFDEAALARADLEVERIWERDCDGREREWSWDREDDVTVRKRWLVVAVLKRRDNNDSNSSNNEA
- a CDS encoding uncharacterized protein (EggNog:ENOG503NY1E~COG:U~BUSCO:EOG09263OZR~TransMembrane:1 (o1138-1155i)), whose translation is MTTQERGGAESPHRTLKPHREDGPYVLRPLLDNVPLSADGPQDDIKINCVEYYDGNLYVGTSASELLHFVKIPPDPSDRSARAIFILASRLSPPYVEPPGAASNTRPGIQQILLLPMVGKACILCNSTATFYSLPELSPVSGTGQVKNCNWIGGVDLNEAPTESATEVTILLSLKRRIQVVRIGEGIQALRNIDYAGSSFTLRRDSIACVADARSYALLDVERRLKIPLMSISSLDEPPPPEQVGQVQSLSSDSAGGIIRSASSAESRPTSTTQSHSRSVSLGAPMSGQPHIQEPGQAQSQAAEPQQSSPPAPSSSPHPPNESSDAPPHVDKPLPAAPPEALATVHPFERPVTPQPAIFLTPHIASPTPDEFLVVIGTSASDPGIGMFVSLDGDTTRSTLEFEHYPRQIAVDGKQAEMASSRSGHGEEEEGYVLASMTKHATDDTGTVHGLEIQRWDAGEEANPERHWLEPRDFKNSNPYGIRSLVGRDEIHFEEIVEKLSLTRFSPFAGPIEASTTSLKSSDSRTALSIERLSKERELFERDDSQDEESLPDGWEAARKSEGEEFTRRLAKVEVGLAVWCGEQIWWAARNPSIVQLDSALDASCPYGCTDPRAIDRHAIFTMLGSIRGRDARTELEFLTLGYLRQKAGLLLLISLFTSSEADRLSDGEMSALEEVLVDSKLDPRVVLSLIPGVRNELVDGRRGTWIYGGVRTVAEAFLQNASFEETTKGGISSVSLRVMNFLRRFLSAWRKMKGFGSVPDEHEVFRTVDAALLTVLLELDQPSRRGNTSSSAVRSELNDLVDKGVDCFDRAVDLLESYHRLFILSRLYQSRKRSSDVLATWRRIVEGERDDGHELVDGERRVRDYLRKISSQSLVQEYGIWLARRNPKLGVQVFAEDGARAPKFEPGLAVEILRKEAPDAVKYYLEHLVFGKGHTAYVNELITYYLDVVLGDLESSAASREAVLSAYNAYRALQAPKPTYHHFLRENAPENDEVWQSRLRLLQLLGGAHEYDSGAIKARITSLPGDLLVPEIIILAGRERHHEDAIRLLVHRLGDYDTAVAYCLRGGASVYVPPETRRRGDSLPELEQQERLFQVALREFLAIDDMGDRVEQTGALLERFGGWFDVVEVLQLVPDSWSVEVVAGFLVGAMRRLVRDKHESMMTRALSGAENVRVNYDVVLGMEGKGPTIEAAN